A genomic segment from Tolypothrix sp. NIES-4075 encodes:
- a CDS encoding GNAT family N-acetyltransferase: MSSSEKPSSGYSFRTGTVAELQAHNSKYSGWIFLLTSILGIVLCIRTVLDIFVKRLEINYKAYLFEYGKPPNHFFDWQIISSAVSPSDFFVFLYMGGAVAFGFGIYILSAYLMSRHYTNDKVWFVEYQKQIVGWVFFVARKKYNILSNIYIAPKHRYQGVGSLLLWNCLENVSLPVYLVYLPHLKSFYERFGFVALPKKDKPKELQLYQLPAMVLLQPPIPIGEHQSTSLPLPPGISIRPFQDVKEQWQIYKTFWHRQRFRKSLLYILTVLALMASGSFVVISLTLSFIKALLGLTWIGEFDYSLLDLPVSGIAIAFWFISLYFILNRFIFRWQELIIEKDKRPIGYVHFGKNTNCSILFNLHIEPQYQPQEMTKLLLARIQPQIALPLYCLGWRKDKQFYNGLGFISANRQELPLEFKILQLSEQVYLKLTSQAATNISNQLPEAIAAISAHQTIHPANPPVKKSRGSKWFLIVDVVIFLVMYMLTPLWQIPQIYADSQQQAPKTDISTHTPAIPAWKIPEHIGVLAIAPDNQTLISGNWENKIQVWDINSKSLQQTLSVFSGKIQSIAVSPDNQTLVVGTSTGVIQKWNYKSITLDKTFSPGHLGEVQALNISADAQTLVTGSMNDPVVKVWNLPQGKLQQQVNTRGYVLSLAVSKDNQNLYIGSLGGVKIWDLRQQKFIQSWAAHSLEVEVIALSADGKLIVTGGMDRQELSTIWMVKVWDAQSLKLLKTLPGYSSSLNSLTITPDSQTIIFNDCCSTNLWNWMNDKYISDVDGLKHDAVLSPDGANLIGAASDRQTITIKNLNSLLPSNSNQ, encoded by the coding sequence ATGTCTTCATCTGAAAAACCATCTTCAGGATACTCCTTCCGTACAGGCACTGTTGCAGAGCTACAAGCGCACAACTCTAAATACTCTGGTTGGATATTTCTTTTGACATCTATCTTAGGGATAGTTCTTTGTATCCGAACAGTTTTAGACATATTTGTCAAGAGATTAGAGATAAATTATAAAGCATATTTATTTGAGTATGGAAAACCGCCAAATCACTTCTTTGATTGGCAGATTATTTCTTCAGCAGTCAGCCCAAGTGATTTTTTTGTATTTTTGTATATGGGTGGTGCAGTTGCATTTGGATTTGGTATATACATACTTTCTGCATATTTAATGTCACGTCATTATACCAATGATAAAGTTTGGTTTGTTGAATATCAAAAGCAAATTGTTGGCTGGGTATTCTTTGTAGCGAGAAAAAAATATAATATACTGTCTAACATTTATATTGCTCCTAAACATCGCTACCAAGGTGTTGGTTCACTGTTACTCTGGAATTGCCTAGAAAATGTTAGTTTACCTGTATATCTAGTTTATCTTCCTCATCTCAAATCATTTTATGAACGATTTGGGTTTGTCGCTCTTCCCAAGAAAGATAAGCCCAAAGAATTGCAGCTTTATCAACTACCTGCAATGGTATTATTGCAACCACCAATTCCCATCGGCGAACATCAATCAACAAGTTTACCTTTACCACCTGGGATTTCTATTCGCCCCTTCCAAGATGTTAAAGAGCAATGGCAAATTTACAAAACCTTTTGGCATCGGCAAAGATTTAGAAAATCTCTACTTTATATTTTGACTGTACTTGCTTTGATGGCCAGCGGCAGTTTTGTGGTGATTAGTCTAACTTTAAGCTTTATCAAAGCCCTTTTGGGTTTAACCTGGATAGGGGAATTTGATTATTCTTTACTGGATTTACCAGTTTCGGGAATTGCGATCGCTTTCTGGTTCATCTCCCTATACTTCATTTTGAATCGCTTTATTTTTAGATGGCAAGAGTTAATAATTGAAAAAGATAAACGCCCAATAGGTTACGTTCACTTTGGGAAAAATACGAATTGTTCGATATTATTTAACTTACATATTGAGCCACAATATCAACCACAAGAAATGACGAAGTTGTTATTAGCTAGGATTCAGCCGCAAATCGCCCTACCCCTGTACTGTCTAGGTTGGCGTAAAGATAAACAGTTTTATAATGGGCTGGGTTTTATTTCAGCTAATCGTCAAGAACTACCATTAGAATTTAAAATTCTTCAGTTGAGCGAGCAAGTATATTTAAAGCTGACATCTCAGGCGGCGACAAACATATCTAATCAGTTACCGGAAGCTATCGCAGCTATTAGCGCACATCAAACTATACACCCAGCAAATCCACCAGTTAAAAAGTCACGCGGGAGCAAGTGGTTTTTGATTGTCGATGTGGTAATTTTTCTGGTGATGTATATGCTGACACCACTTTGGCAAATACCACAAATTTACGCTGACTCACAGCAACAAGCTCCAAAAACGGATATCTCGACTCATACACCAGCTATCCCAGCCTGGAAAATACCAGAACATATTGGAGTTTTAGCGATCGCACCAGATAACCAAACACTCATCAGCGGGAATTGGGAGAACAAAATTCAAGTTTGGGATATTAACAGCAAGAGTCTGCAACAAACCTTGAGCGTCTTTTCTGGCAAAATTCAATCTATCGCTGTAAGTCCAGATAATCAAACTTTAGTCGTAGGTACATCTACAGGCGTAATTCAAAAATGGAATTATAAAAGTATCACATTAGATAAAACCTTTTCTCCCGGACATTTAGGAGAAGTCCAAGCCTTAAATATCAGTGCTGATGCTCAAACTTTGGTTACTGGGAGTATGAACGATCCGGTTGTAAAAGTTTGGAATTTACCTCAGGGTAAACTTCAGCAGCAAGTCAATACTCGTGGTTATGTTTTGTCTTTAGCAGTCAGCAAAGATAATCAAAATTTATATATTGGTAGCCTGGGTGGAGTCAAGATTTGGGATTTACGTCAACAAAAGTTTATCCAAAGCTGGGCAGCTCATTCTCTTGAAGTTGAGGTAATCGCCCTCAGCGCTGATGGTAAATTAATAGTCACTGGCGGGATGGATCGTCAAGAACTCAGTACAATTTGGATGGTTAAAGTTTGGGATGCTCAAAGCTTAAAACTCTTAAAAACATTGCCGGGGTATTCTAGTTCATTAAATTCATTAACTATTACTCCTGATAGTCAAACAATCATTTTTAACGATTGTTGTTCCACAAACTTGTGGAATTGGATGAATGACAAATATATTTCTGATGTTGATGGACTTAAACATGATGCTGTGCTAAGTCCAGATGGTGCAAATCTTATCGGTGCAGCGTCTGATCGTCAAACCATCACAATTAAAAATTTAAACAGTCTGTTGCCATCCAATTCTAATCAATGA
- a CDS encoding DUF4158 domain-containing protein, translating into MKRHWEVDELIEYWTLLPDEEALLGNKTGANRLGFAILLKFFQLEVRFPQHIRDIPKPVVVHLSKQVGVPSEEYHAYDWQGRSIKYHRAEIRSFLGFRKAGEAQKEYDGVMGKFPV; encoded by the coding sequence ATGAAGCGACATTGGGAAGTAGACGAGTTAATTGAGTATTGGACACTGCTTCCCGATGAAGAAGCCTTGCTAGGTAACAAAACTGGCGCGAACCGACTGGGTTTCGCAATTTTGTTGAAATTCTTTCAGTTAGAAGTCAGGTTCCCTCAACACATTCGTGACATCCCCAAACCTGTTGTTGTCCATCTATCTAAACAAGTCGGTGTACCGAGTGAAGAATATCATGCCTATGATTGGCAGGGACGCAGCATTAAATATCACCGTGCTGAAATCCGCTCTTTCTTGGGCTTCCGTAAAGCCGGGGAAGCTCAAAAAGAATACGACGGGGTGATGGGAAAGTTTCCCGTTTAA
- a CDS encoding S8/S53 family peptidase: MTASVTLPLDTPGMLGGIPTTGGTWLNAFWQGVPNPTSRWSFVVDPRGKYWWVQGTSFASPAVAGVVALMKGENSKLQQFSGN, translated from the coding sequence GTGACAGCTTCCGTAACACTACCCCTAGATACACCGGGAATGTTGGGTGGAATCCCCACTACAGGGGGTACTTGGCTGAATGCCTTTTGGCAGGGTGTACCAAATCCTACCTCGCGTTGGTCTTTTGTAGTTGACCCTAGAGGTAAATATTGGTGGGTGCAGGGGACTTCGTTTGCTTCACCAGCGGTAGCGGGGGTAGTTGCATTGATGAAAGGGGAAAATTCCAAGTTACAGCAATTTTCAGGTAATTGA
- a CDS encoding helix-turn-helix domain-containing protein, which produces MPVSYSKDLRERVIMAYVAKEGSQRHLAQRFKVSLSFVRNLLRQYRANGEVEAKQRGGYQKPTITNEHLSLIQSLVEEKNDLLLRELCDRYAERTGISVSITTMHRAVEKLGLRLKKKSLC; this is translated from the coding sequence ATGCCAGTATCTTACTCAAAGGATTTGCGTGAGCGTGTGATTATGGCGTATGTTGCAAAAGAAGGCTCTCAACGCCATTTGGCGCAAAGATTTAAGGTCAGCTTGTCATTTGTGCGAAACCTACTGCGTCAGTATCGGGCAAATGGCGAAGTCGAGGCGAAACAACGTGGAGGATACCAAAAGCCAACAATAACAAATGAGCATCTATCGCTTATCCAGTCTTTGGTTGAGGAAAAAAATGATTTGTTACTTAGAGAATTATGTGATCGCTATGCAGAACGCACAGGGATTAGTGTGAGTATTACAACAATGCATCGAGCGGTAGAAAAATTAGGCTTACGTCTAAAAAAAAAGTCTTTATGCTAG